One Solanum lycopersicum chromosome 2, SLM_r2.1 genomic region harbors:
- the LOC101255859 gene encoding nuclear transport factor 2-like isoform X3, with protein MTSVTTMKNINTLICSLDYKNYKAEIRTADAQDSFKDAVVVLVTGCLTGRDKLKRKFAQTFFLAPQDKGYFVLNDVFRYVEDNEIDTVSEVLNGTEDVQSEVLTPDPDLDQAGSPAEEVQHVEEKANDSSVDGRQVADEREIVVETGSYFNEDQHPTNTESVNSVAQEYAPKKSYASIVSSQTKKGPTKIYVPTNTSRVAPPKAVKQPVAVVAQNAAPESSNPTTTSGIDVPEANDAEDEAEGNSIYVRNLPLDVTVAQLEAEFKTYGPIKQGGVQVRSNRQQGFCFGFVEFEDMSSMNSAIHASPIIMGARQVVIEMKRTTTRVGSIRGRFSPRRGVFRNVNFRVRGNFGGGRSYGRSEFGGRDFSGRGRVQGGRGGESYQVRGRGGQRGGPSQSSATT; from the exons ATGACATCGGTGACAACAATGAAA AATATCAACACTTTGATATGTTCATTGGACTACAAGAACTACAAGGCCGAAATAAGGACTGCAGATGCACAGGATTCCTTCAAGGATGCGGTGGTTGTTTTGGTGACTGGATGCTTAACTGGAAGAGATAAGTTAAAAAGGAAATTCGCTCAGACATTTTTCCTTGCTCCGCAGGACAAGGGTTATTTTGTGTTGAATGATGTTTTTAGGTATGTCGAAGATAATGAGATTGATACCGTCTCAGAAGTGCTTAATGGAACTGAGGATGTGCAGTCAGAGGTTCTGACCCCTGATCCAG ATCTCGACCAAGCTGGCTCACCTGCAGAAGAAGTTCAACATGTTGAGGAAAAAGCCAATGACTCTTCGGTAGATGGGAGGCAAGTTGCTGATGAAAGAGAGATTGTTGTGGAAACTGGATCCTATTTCAACGAGGACCAGCACCCTACAAATACAGAATCAGTTAATTCTGTTGCCCAAGAGTATGCTCCAAAGAAGTCGTATGCATCAATTGTCAGTTCACAAACAAAGAAAGGGCCAACCAAAATCTATGTACCCACCAATACTTCTAGAGTGGCTCCTCCGAAGGCTGTAAAGCAGCCGGTTGCTGTAGTAGCACAAAATGCAGCTCCTGAATCATCAAATCCTACTACCACTAGTGGAATCGATGTACCTGAAGCTAATGATGCTGAAGATGAAG CTGAGGGAAACTCTATTTATGTTCGAAATTTGCCTCTAGATGTTACTGTAGCCCAACTTGAAGCTGAATTTAAAACATATGGGCCTATTAAGCAAGGAGGTGTACAAGTTAGAAGTAATAGG CAACAAGGATTCTGCTTTGGCTTTGTTGAATTTGAAGATATGAGCTCCATGAACAGTGCCATACAT gCTTCTCCCATTATCATGGGGGCTCGTCAAGTTGTTATCGAGATGAAGAGAACAACAACTAGAG TTGGTAGCATTAGAGGCCGTTTCTCTCCTAGAAGAGGAGTATTCCGAAATGTCAATTTCAGGGTCCGCGGAAACTTTGGTGGAGGTCGGAGCTACGGGAGAAGTGAATTTGGAGGACGCGATTTTTCAGGGCGTGGTAGGGTTCAAGGTGGACGTGGTGGTGAAAGCTATCAAGTAAGAGGGAGAGGGGGACAGAGAGGTGGCCCTAGTCAAAGTTCTGCTACAACATAG
- the LOC101255859 gene encoding nuclear transport factor 2-like isoform X1 yields the protein MTSVTTMKNINTLICSLDYKNYKAEIRTADAQDSFKDAVVVLVTGCLTGRDKLKRKFAQTFFLAPQDKGYFVLNDVFRYVEDNEIDTVSEVLNGTEDVQSEVLTPDPEPTHVVDPPDLDQAGSPAEEVQHVEEKANDSSVDGRQVADEREIVVETGSYFNEDQHPTNTESVNSVAQEYAPKKSYASIVSSQTKKGPTKIYVPTNTSRVAPPKAVKQPVAVVAQNAAPESSNPTTTSGIDVPEANDAEDEAEGNSIYVRNLPLDVTVAQLEAEFKTYGPIKQGGVQVRSNRQQGFCFGFVEFEDMSSMNSAIHASPIIMGARQVVIEMKRTTTRVGSIRGRFSPRRGVFRNVNFRVRGNFGGGRSYGRSEFGGRDFSGRGRVQGGRGGESYQVRGRGGQRGGPSQSSATT from the exons ATGACATCGGTGACAACAATGAAA AATATCAACACTTTGATATGTTCATTGGACTACAAGAACTACAAGGCCGAAATAAGGACTGCAGATGCACAGGATTCCTTCAAGGATGCGGTGGTTGTTTTGGTGACTGGATGCTTAACTGGAAGAGATAAGTTAAAAAGGAAATTCGCTCAGACATTTTTCCTTGCTCCGCAGGACAAGGGTTATTTTGTGTTGAATGATGTTTTTAGGTATGTCGAAGATAATGAGATTGATACCGTCTCAGAAGTGCTTAATGGAACTGAGGATGTGCAGTCAGAGGTTCTGACCCCTGATCCAG AACCTACTCATGTGGTTGATCCTCCAGATCTCGACCAAGCTGGCTCACCTGCAGAAGAAGTTCAACATGTTGAGGAAAAAGCCAATGACTCTTCGGTAGATGGGAGGCAAGTTGCTGATGAAAGAGAGATTGTTGTGGAAACTGGATCCTATTTCAACGAGGACCAGCACCCTACAAATACAGAATCAGTTAATTCTGTTGCCCAAGAGTATGCTCCAAAGAAGTCGTATGCATCAATTGTCAGTTCACAAACAAAGAAAGGGCCAACCAAAATCTATGTACCCACCAATACTTCTAGAGTGGCTCCTCCGAAGGCTGTAAAGCAGCCGGTTGCTGTAGTAGCACAAAATGCAGCTCCTGAATCATCAAATCCTACTACCACTAGTGGAATCGATGTACCTGAAGCTAATGATGCTGAAGATGAAG CTGAGGGAAACTCTATTTATGTTCGAAATTTGCCTCTAGATGTTACTGTAGCCCAACTTGAAGCTGAATTTAAAACATATGGGCCTATTAAGCAAGGAGGTGTACAAGTTAGAAGTAATAGG CAACAAGGATTCTGCTTTGGCTTTGTTGAATTTGAAGATATGAGCTCCATGAACAGTGCCATACAT gCTTCTCCCATTATCATGGGGGCTCGTCAAGTTGTTATCGAGATGAAGAGAACAACAACTAGAG TTGGTAGCATTAGAGGCCGTTTCTCTCCTAGAAGAGGAGTATTCCGAAATGTCAATTTCAGGGTCCGCGGAAACTTTGGTGGAGGTCGGAGCTACGGGAGAAGTGAATTTGGAGGACGCGATTTTTCAGGGCGTGGTAGGGTTCAAGGTGGACGTGGTGGTGAAAGCTATCAAGTAAGAGGGAGAGGGGGACAGAGAGGTGGCCCTAGTCAAAGTTCTGCTACAACATAG
- the LOC101255859 gene encoding nuclear transport factor 2-like isoform X2: MLQHLLPNINTLICSLDYKNYKAEIRTADAQDSFKDAVVVLVTGCLTGRDKLKRKFAQTFFLAPQDKGYFVLNDVFRYVEDNEIDTVSEVLNGTEDVQSEVLTPDPEPTHVVDPPDLDQAGSPAEEVQHVEEKANDSSVDGRQVADEREIVVETGSYFNEDQHPTNTESVNSVAQEYAPKKSYASIVSSQTKKGPTKIYVPTNTSRVAPPKAVKQPVAVVAQNAAPESSNPTTTSGIDVPEANDAEDEAEGNSIYVRNLPLDVTVAQLEAEFKTYGPIKQGGVQVRSNRQQGFCFGFVEFEDMSSMNSAIHASPIIMGARQVVIEMKRTTTRVGSIRGRFSPRRGVFRNVNFRVRGNFGGGRSYGRSEFGGRDFSGRGRVQGGRGGESYQVRGRGGQRGGPSQSSATT; this comes from the exons ATGTTGCAACATCTGCTGCCA AATATCAACACTTTGATATGTTCATTGGACTACAAGAACTACAAGGCCGAAATAAGGACTGCAGATGCACAGGATTCCTTCAAGGATGCGGTGGTTGTTTTGGTGACTGGATGCTTAACTGGAAGAGATAAGTTAAAAAGGAAATTCGCTCAGACATTTTTCCTTGCTCCGCAGGACAAGGGTTATTTTGTGTTGAATGATGTTTTTAGGTATGTCGAAGATAATGAGATTGATACCGTCTCAGAAGTGCTTAATGGAACTGAGGATGTGCAGTCAGAGGTTCTGACCCCTGATCCAG AACCTACTCATGTGGTTGATCCTCCAGATCTCGACCAAGCTGGCTCACCTGCAGAAGAAGTTCAACATGTTGAGGAAAAAGCCAATGACTCTTCGGTAGATGGGAGGCAAGTTGCTGATGAAAGAGAGATTGTTGTGGAAACTGGATCCTATTTCAACGAGGACCAGCACCCTACAAATACAGAATCAGTTAATTCTGTTGCCCAAGAGTATGCTCCAAAGAAGTCGTATGCATCAATTGTCAGTTCACAAACAAAGAAAGGGCCAACCAAAATCTATGTACCCACCAATACTTCTAGAGTGGCTCCTCCGAAGGCTGTAAAGCAGCCGGTTGCTGTAGTAGCACAAAATGCAGCTCCTGAATCATCAAATCCTACTACCACTAGTGGAATCGATGTACCTGAAGCTAATGATGCTGAAGATGAAG CTGAGGGAAACTCTATTTATGTTCGAAATTTGCCTCTAGATGTTACTGTAGCCCAACTTGAAGCTGAATTTAAAACATATGGGCCTATTAAGCAAGGAGGTGTACAAGTTAGAAGTAATAGG CAACAAGGATTCTGCTTTGGCTTTGTTGAATTTGAAGATATGAGCTCCATGAACAGTGCCATACAT gCTTCTCCCATTATCATGGGGGCTCGTCAAGTTGTTATCGAGATGAAGAGAACAACAACTAGAG TTGGTAGCATTAGAGGCCGTTTCTCTCCTAGAAGAGGAGTATTCCGAAATGTCAATTTCAGGGTCCGCGGAAACTTTGGTGGAGGTCGGAGCTACGGGAGAAGTGAATTTGGAGGACGCGATTTTTCAGGGCGTGGTAGGGTTCAAGGTGGACGTGGTGGTGAAAGCTATCAAGTAAGAGGGAGAGGGGGACAGAGAGGTGGCCCTAGTCAAAGTTCTGCTACAACATAG
- the LOC101255859 gene encoding nuclear transport factor 2-like isoform X4, which yields MLQHLLPNINTLICSLDYKNYKAEIRTADAQDSFKDAVVVLVTGCLTGRDKLKRKFAQTFFLAPQDKGYFVLNDVFRYVEDNEIDTVSEVLNGTEDVQSEVLTPDPDLDQAGSPAEEVQHVEEKANDSSVDGRQVADEREIVVETGSYFNEDQHPTNTESVNSVAQEYAPKKSYASIVSSQTKKGPTKIYVPTNTSRVAPPKAVKQPVAVVAQNAAPESSNPTTTSGIDVPEANDAEDEAEGNSIYVRNLPLDVTVAQLEAEFKTYGPIKQGGVQVRSNRQQGFCFGFVEFEDMSSMNSAIHASPIIMGARQVVIEMKRTTTRVGSIRGRFSPRRGVFRNVNFRVRGNFGGGRSYGRSEFGGRDFSGRGRVQGGRGGESYQVRGRGGQRGGPSQSSATT from the exons ATGTTGCAACATCTGCTGCCA AATATCAACACTTTGATATGTTCATTGGACTACAAGAACTACAAGGCCGAAATAAGGACTGCAGATGCACAGGATTCCTTCAAGGATGCGGTGGTTGTTTTGGTGACTGGATGCTTAACTGGAAGAGATAAGTTAAAAAGGAAATTCGCTCAGACATTTTTCCTTGCTCCGCAGGACAAGGGTTATTTTGTGTTGAATGATGTTTTTAGGTATGTCGAAGATAATGAGATTGATACCGTCTCAGAAGTGCTTAATGGAACTGAGGATGTGCAGTCAGAGGTTCTGACCCCTGATCCAG ATCTCGACCAAGCTGGCTCACCTGCAGAAGAAGTTCAACATGTTGAGGAAAAAGCCAATGACTCTTCGGTAGATGGGAGGCAAGTTGCTGATGAAAGAGAGATTGTTGTGGAAACTGGATCCTATTTCAACGAGGACCAGCACCCTACAAATACAGAATCAGTTAATTCTGTTGCCCAAGAGTATGCTCCAAAGAAGTCGTATGCATCAATTGTCAGTTCACAAACAAAGAAAGGGCCAACCAAAATCTATGTACCCACCAATACTTCTAGAGTGGCTCCTCCGAAGGCTGTAAAGCAGCCGGTTGCTGTAGTAGCACAAAATGCAGCTCCTGAATCATCAAATCCTACTACCACTAGTGGAATCGATGTACCTGAAGCTAATGATGCTGAAGATGAAG CTGAGGGAAACTCTATTTATGTTCGAAATTTGCCTCTAGATGTTACTGTAGCCCAACTTGAAGCTGAATTTAAAACATATGGGCCTATTAAGCAAGGAGGTGTACAAGTTAGAAGTAATAGG CAACAAGGATTCTGCTTTGGCTTTGTTGAATTTGAAGATATGAGCTCCATGAACAGTGCCATACAT gCTTCTCCCATTATCATGGGGGCTCGTCAAGTTGTTATCGAGATGAAGAGAACAACAACTAGAG TTGGTAGCATTAGAGGCCGTTTCTCTCCTAGAAGAGGAGTATTCCGAAATGTCAATTTCAGGGTCCGCGGAAACTTTGGTGGAGGTCGGAGCTACGGGAGAAGTGAATTTGGAGGACGCGATTTTTCAGGGCGTGGTAGGGTTCAAGGTGGACGTGGTGGTGAAAGCTATCAAGTAAGAGGGAGAGGGGGACAGAGAGGTGGCCCTAGTCAAAGTTCTGCTACAACATAG